One genomic window of Amphiura filiformis chromosome 3, Afil_fr2py, whole genome shotgun sequence includes the following:
- the LOC140148458 gene encoding LOW QUALITY PROTEIN: protein MCM10 homolog (The sequence of the model RefSeq protein was modified relative to this genomic sequence to represent the inferred CDS: deleted 2 bases in 1 codon; substituted 1 base at 1 genomic stop codon) — protein MSDFEDDLDILTSLMDDEDDEEEKLRKKIKSRPPTAVFERRYTKNPGTSKGTEPTEGNDGPLESTKAKSAEESPAKPEASIEDMPEFDDEEDNDDLTALLEAEQAEEFTSQQGASQLSTAASTSSTPSTSRARNKPPSQSTKVKTEDDTDDDMNTSSGKSDEEKSKEELLEELLRMKAEMEKMKGNKSTTENQTIKKETPRTSPPKEMFSEAIAPKIETKKPKPSKVKSSQQQSRKTTENQTSPNSSNGSPGDGNRQKKKKYTMDAAAATALFHSSQSDDDDDQDMESASSDSEDETLIDKVLNQSSSPKDSKTDLFTKHKKRVAHTPNNQPIKPTKASPYQCRQCDKTFSDSNAFQVHQYKHRANPSNMCSLCNMNFSSRSQLTVHLRGHGESGEKELLKLTQATKMLLAQSPAGESEKPSLDCTLCSQKFTRRAELHAHLRSHGQNGYKVLKKMTTTGMPSASSEQKSVPSSSASHKSDYTSSGNRSVPSSSASHKSDYTSSGKSSSTNRISGAKLLGDQRKMKDEVTGEVFEVERFSQIRIINPVISSTSMKEKMQGRKFIRFPLIRKSIGLGGDVEGDWATMAVIVSKVPPKTSSKGKAFSIWKLNDLYRMDQTVSFFLFGKVHEEHWKTIEGSVVGILNANIMPNRDHGQPDELAMTVDHPQKMLVMGKSKDFGYCKSKKKNGNPCTNIVNKTTCEFCEYHVQNEYKKVSAKRPDLQSTYSGSAPKKFGAQSMAMKGNFCYGGKSYNLDSSKNIKATAQKKKATSGTSLGSAKGVEQMLSQVRKDVVMMHGKGKNEEDTLVKLSGASQNFKELLSKPTPGTQNLMRHMVTSEENTKPNVQGLSALELINKQKKEEKLKHNRRKEATKSQSSSFGRSQTPKPGGSQTPTMGKREDQCXRNMDDDDFMFFSASSSNSKPNKAVSGNGSRIADIAKRKALEMIKKKGPLTKQDPNCVGRNKDASEKKQEAVKQRVERDVKERNGGESSPENKDENEPVRKKRRLYLDDDETMSKDEMTAIINAKSINAEQLAELEADWQDKYFTQLEKKEKLETKMSEVMQRKCKVVSCKQCKYTWFAPSPLCVKEKHVLSRHDATERFFVCNGCRVRTVAFDKIPTKPCRCCGSTSFERTSMLRERKGPKLESEKLLIRGEERKYVSSL, from the exons atgtccgattttgaaGATGACTTGGACATTCTCACTTCACTTatggatgatgaagatgatgaagaagagaAGCTAAGAAAGAAGATCAAGAGCAGGCCTCCAACTGCTGTTTTTGAAAGACGCTACACAAAAAATCCAGGTACCTCTAAAGGAACTGAACCAACAGAGGGAAATGATGGTCCCCTTGAATCAACAAAGGCTAAGTCAGCTGAGGAATCGCCAGCGAAACCAGAAGCATCCATAGAAGACATGCCCG AgtttgatgatgaagaagataatGATGACCTGACAGCTCTTCTGGAGGCTGAACAAGCAGAAGAATTTACATCTCAGCAAG GAGCTAGTCAACTCAGTACTGCAGCATCAACATCTAGCACACCATCCACATCTCGTGCAAGAAACAAACCACCATCTCAATCAACCAAAGTAAAGACTGAAGATGACACTGATGATGATATGAACACATCTTCAGGGAAAAGTGATGAAGAAAAGAGCAAAGAAGAACTGCTAG AGGAGTTGCTAAGAATGAAAGCAGAAATGGAAAAGATGAAAGGAAACAAATCAACTACAGAAAATCAAACCATAAAGAAAGAAACACCAAGAACAAGTCCACCAAAAGAGATGTTTTCAGAAGCAATCGCTCCCAAAATAGAAACAAAGAAACCTAAACCCAGCAAGGTGAAATCATCTCAACAACAGTCAAGAAAAACTACTGAGAATCAAACAAGTCCAAATAGTTCCAATGGTTCTCCTGGAGATGGAAACCGGCAAAAGAAAAAGAAGTACACAATGGATGCAG CTGCCGCTACAGCACTCTTCCACAGTAGccaaagtgatgatgatgatgatcaagatATGGAGAGTGCAAGTAGTGATTCCGAGGATGAGACTCTTATAGACAAGGTTTTGAACCAGTCCTCTAGTCCAAAAGATAGCAAGACAGACTTATTTACTAAGCACAAGAAGAGAGTAGCACACACTCCAAACAACCAACCTATAAAACCCACAAAAG CGAGTCCATACCAGTGCAGGCAATGTGACAAAACATTTTCTGACTCAAACGCTTTTCAAGTCCACCAATACAAACATCGTGCAAACCCATCCAACATGTGTAGCCTATGCAACATGAATTTCTCTAGCAGATCTCAGTTAACAGTACACTTGAGAGGTCATGGTGAAAGTGGAGAAAAGGAATTGCTGAAACTAACTCAAGCAACTAAGATGTTACTGGCCCAATCACCAGCCGGAGAAAGTGAAAAGCCATCCCTGGATTGTACCTTATGTAGTCAAAAATTCACAAGAAGAGCCGAGTTACACGCTCACTTGAGATCTCATGGTCAAAATGGATATAAAGTGTTGAAGAAGATGACAACAACTGGTATGCCATCAGCTTCTAGTGAACAGAAAAGTGTGCCATCATCTTCTGCTAGCCATAAAAGTGACTATACTTCATCTGGGAACAGAAGTGTGCCATCATCTTCTGCTAGCCATAAAAGTGACTATACTTCATCTGGGAAAAGTTCAAGCACTAACAGGATATCAGGAGCCAAACTTCTTGGTGATCAAAGAAAAATGAAGGATGAGGTTACAGGGGAGGTGTTTGAGGTGGAGAGATTTTCACAGATAAGAATCAT TAATCCTGTCATATCATCCACTTCAATGAAAGAAAAGATGCAAGGGAGAAAGTTTATTCGATTTCCTCTCATTAGAAAGAGCATTGGACTTGGAGGAGATGTGGAAGGAGATTGGGCTACTATGGCAGTAATTGTCTCTAAAGTACCACCCAAGACTAGTAGTAAA GGGAAAGCATTCAGTATCTGGAAATTGAATGACCTGTACAGGATGGATCAGACTGTGTCATTTTTCTTGTTTGGCAAAGTACATGAAGAACACTGGAAGACAATAGAGGGTAGTGTTGTTGGGATTCTCAATGCCAATATAATGCCTAATAGAGACCATGGACAG CCTGATGAGCTAGCAATGACAGTGGATCATCCACAGAAGATGTTGGTCATGGGGAAATCCAAAGATTTTGGGTACTGTAAATCCAAGAAGAAGAATGGCAATCCATGCACTAATATTGTCAATAA AACAACTTGTGAGTTTTGTGAGTACCATGTTCAGAATGAGTACAAGAAAGTGAGTGCCAAGAGACCAGATTTGCAGTCAAC GTACTCTGGCAGTGCACCAAAGAAATTTGGTGCTCAGTCAATGGCTATGAAGGGAAACTTCTGTTATGGAGGAAAGTCTTACAATTTAGACTCCAG caaaaatatcaaggcaACAGCACAGAAGAAGAAAGCAACAAGTGGTACAAGTCTGGGTTCAGCCAAAGGAGTAGAACAGATGTTGAGTCAAGTGAGAAAAGATGTGGTAATGATGCATGGCAAAGGCAAGAATGAAGAGGACACATTGGTGAAACTATCAGGGGCTTCGCAGAACTT CAAGGAGCTTCTAAGCAAGCCAACACCTGGAACACAGAATCTTATGAGACATATGGTTACATCTGAAG AAAATACCAAGCCTAATGTGCAAGGATTAAGTGCATTAGAATTGATTAAtaagcagaagaaagaagaaaagttgAAACATAATCGAAGAAAGGAAGCTACCAAAAGCCAATCATCATCATTTGGAAGAAGCCAAACACCAAAACCAGGAGGAAGTCAGACACCAACGATGGGCAAAAGGGAGGACCAATGCTA AAGGAACATGGACGATGATGACTTCATGTTTTTTAGTGcaagcagcagcaacagcaagcCTAATAAAGCAGTGTCAGGAAATGGCAGTCGAATAGCTGATATTGCCAAAAGGAAAGCGCTTGAGATGATCAAGAAGAAAGGACCTCTTACCAAACAAGATCCTAACTGTGTTGGAAGGAATAAGGATGCATCAGAGAAGAAGCAAGAAGCTGTTAAACAAAGAGTGGAGAGAGatgtgaaagaaagaaatggag GTGAAAGTAGCCCAGAGAACAAAGATGAGAATGAACCTGTGAGGAAGAAAAGGAGGCTGTACCTGGATGATGATGAAACAATGAGTAAAGATGAAATGACTGCTATCATTAATGCAAAGTCGATCAATGCTGAGCAATTAGCAGAG CTTGAAGCAGACTGGCAGGACAAGTATTTCACTCAGCTGGAAAAGAAGGAGAAATTAGAAACTAAAATGTCAGAGGTCATGCAGAGGAAATGTAAAGTTGTATCTTGCAAACAG TGCAAGTACACCTGGTTTGCACCTTCACCTCTGTGTGTGAAAGAAAAGCATGTATTATCTCGTCATGATGCTACAGAGAGATTCTTTGTTTGTAATGGATGCAGGGTTAGGACTGTTGCCTTTGACAAAATACCAACAAAACCATGCAG GTGTTGTGGATCAACTAGTTTTGAAAGGACATCAATGTTAAGG GAGCGTAAAGGTCCAAAGCTGGAAAGTGAGAAACTGTTGATTCGAGGAGAGGAACGCAAATATGTTAGTAGTCTATAG